The genomic DNA TCGAGTTCCTCGGGGATCCCGGCCGCAGCGACGGTGCGCATCGCTGCGGCGTAGGCGCCGACCGCATCCTCCAGGTCCCGGGCGGCGCGCTGCACGGCGGCGGCGGGGTTGTTGATCTCGTGGGCGACTCCGGCGCTGAGGGTGCCGAGCTGCGCCATTCGTTCCGATTGCCGCAGGCGCGCCTCGGTCTCGCGCCACCGGCGCAAGAGGGCGGCGAACAGGGCCTTCGCCGCAGTGGCGCTGCCCTCGATCCTGCGGTCGAACTCCCCCTTGGGCAGCTGCAGGAGCGTCGCCGCTGAGCGCGCCCGAACCGTGGCGCTGCGGGCGGCCGACTCGACGAGGGCCATCTCCCCGATCACCTCGCCCTCGCCGCGCACTGCCAGCAACACTTCGCTTCCCGACGGCCCCCTCTTGAGGACCTCGACGGCGCCTCCGGTGATCACGAAGGCGGTGTCTCCCGAGTCGCCCTCCTGGAACAGCGCTTCTCCTGGCTCGAGGGTCACCGTTTCCGCCGAGTCGGCGAGGGCCTGGAGGTCGGCGTCGTCGAGTGCGGCGAACAGGTCGACGGTGCGCAGCGCATCGATGACGCTCACACAGTCTCCAGGTATTGATGGACGAATGACACGCACACCGAACCCTGACCTACTGCGGAGGCGACCCGGCGAACCGCGCCGTGGCGTACGTCGCCGGCGGCAAAGATGCCGGGCTCGCTGGTCTCCATGAGATAAGGGTTGCGCTCCAATGGCCACTTCGGTCGTCGTCCGTGCTCACCGAGGTCGGGACCGGTGAGCACGAACCCGCTCTTGTTGAGGGCGACGACCCCCTCCATGAAGTCAGTGTGGGGAAGGGCGCCGATGAACACGAAGACCGCCGACACCGCCCGCTCCTCGTCACCGTCGCCGGTTCGGAGCACGACGCCCTCGACGCGCCGCTCACCTCGGATGTCGGCCACCGAGGCTTCGGTGACGATCTCGATGGATGGGATCGCTTCGATTTGATCGACCAGGTAACTCGACATGCCCTTGCGGACCGAGTCGGCCCGCACCACCAGCGTCACCTTGCTGGCGAAGCGTGACAGCATCACCGCCGCCTGGCCGGCCGAGTTGGCGCCTCCTACGACGACCACATCGGCTCCGGTGTAGAGGGGTGCCTCGGCGATGGCCGCCCCGTAGTACACGCCGGCCCCGGTGAGCCGCTCCACGCCGTCGGCGCCGAGGCGGCGTACCGTCATCCCGCTGGCCACGATGAGCGCCTTCGCCCGCAGCTCGGTCCCGTCGGCGAGGCTGGCCACCTTGGTCGGTCCCTCCACCCGCACCTTGCGGGCATCCCCCGCGGTGACGATCTCTGCGCCGAATCGGGTGGCCTGCGCTGCCGCCCTGCGGGCCAGGTCCACGCCGGCGATCCCCTTGGGGAAACCCAGGTAGTTCTCGATCCGCGCGCTGGTGCCAGCCTGGCCGCCGGTCGCCTCCCGTTCGACGATGGCGACGCTGAGGCCCTCCGAGGCGCCATAGACGCCGGCGGCGAGCCCCGCCGGACCGGCACCGATCACCAGCACGTCGTAGAACGACCCGGTTGCCTCGGTCTGCATGCCGAGCTTGGCGGCGAGGTCCCGGCGGGATGGCTCCAGCAGGTGGCTGCCGTCAGGGAACAACACCACAGGAAGCCGCTCCAGGCCGTCGAGCGCCTTCGCCGTGCTCGTCGCCTCGTCGTCGCGCTCGATATCGATGAATCGGTAGGGAATCTCGTTGCGGGCGAGGAAGTCCTTGGCCTCGAACGTGGTCGGCGACCACGTCGTCCCGATGACACGGATGCCGTCGAAGCCGGCGTTGTGGGCCGCCTGCCAGTCCTCGAGGAGATCGTCGAGGATGGGGTACAGGTGGGTCTCAGGTGGGTCCCACGGCTTCATCAGATAGTGGTCGAGTCCTACTTCGTTGATCGCCTGGATCGCAGCCGTCGTGTCGGCGTAGGCGGTGAGGAGAACCCGGCGCGCCATCGGGTAGATCTGGAGCGCTTCGAGAAGGAACTCGGTTCCGGTCATCTTTGGCATTCGTTGATCGGCGACCATGAGGGCCACGGTGTCGCCGCGTCGCTTGAACTCGCTTATGGCCTCGAGGGCGGCGGCGCCCGACTCCGCCTTGACGATCCGATAGTCCTTGCCGTAGCGGGTCCGCAGGTCCCGTTCGACCGCGGCGAGGACCTGCGGATCGTCGTCGATGGTGATGATGATCGGTTTTGCCATCGCCGCCGATGCTACGCCGCGCCGACAGCCCAGGGTCGGGGCTTCAGCCGGTGATCTCCCTGGCGAGGGCGAGCGCTTCGGCGAGGCTTGTGTTCATGCCCTGATCGAATAGCTCGCCAGCGCGCTGCTCGCCGAGAGCGTCGTAGGCTTCCTCGAGACCCAAGACGGCATTGGCGGCGACTTCGGAGAGGTTCATGCCGGTGGCGTGCTGCTGATTGGCGACTGCCCCCGCCATGATGACTGCTTGTTCCTGGTCGCCGGTCCGCAGGCTGAGCTGGTTGAGGTTCTGGAGCTGGAGGGTCAGGCCAGCGATGTCGCGTACCGGCTCGAAAAGGTCGAGTGCCGCCTTGATGTGAGGCAGGGCCTCATCGATCCGGTCCATCGCGAGCAGGGCCACGGTCGCCATGTGATGCGACCACGCCACCATGGTCATGTCCCCGGCCGCCTCGAGGTCGGGAAGCGCATCGAGTGTCGCCTCCAGCGCGAGGTGCGGCTGGTCGACATACATCGCACCAACCCCGCGCGCCCAGGTGACTCGAGCCGCGCCGTGGCTGTCTCCGAGCTCGGCGAACACCTGTGCGGCCTCGTCGAGGGCGCCGTGGGCAGCGTCATGGTCACGGTCTCCGAGCAGGTGGGGGAAGGCGAAGTCGTAGAGGGCTTCGGCGAGGGCTCTCGGTTCCCCAAGGGTGCGTGCCAGCGCCACCGCGGCCTCGTAGTGTCGAAGTGCATCATCCATGTCGGCGGCCCAATAGGCGAGGCTTCCGGCGGCACTGATCACCCGGAGCCGGAGCGCGTCGTCTAGATCGTCGGCGACGAGGACGCGGCTGGCGAAGTCCCGCCCCTCGGGGATCAGGCCGCGTGCCTGGAGGTAGCGCCACAGGCTGGAGACGATCCGTGCCGCGGCGTCGAAGCGGCCCGACTCTTCGGCGAAGGCGAAGGCGGCCCGGAAGTTGTCCCGCTCCCGCTGGACGGCATCGAGCCAATACGCCTGCTCGGGACCGGTCAGATGGGGTCCGACCTCCTCGGCGAGCTCGACGTGGGTGTCGAGGTGGGCATCCTGGATGGCCCTGCAGTCGTCGGTTTCGGTGAGTCGTTGCCAGGCGAACTCGCGGATCGTCTCCAGCATCGCGTAGCGCGGCGTCGGCTGGGTCGGGTCGTACCGCACCAGGCTGTGGTGTACCAGGACCTCCAGCGGGTCGAGGACGTCCGAATGCTCGTCGCCGAGTACCCGACCGCACACCGAGTCGATCGCCTCGAAGACGGCTCCGCCACGAAACACCGACATCCCCCGCAGCAGACGCTGTTCAGTCGGCGAGAGCAGGTCGTAGGACCAGGCGATCGCATTGCGCAGGGTCTGCTGACGGGCGGGAAGATCGCGTCGGGTAGTGGACAGCACGTCGAAGCTGGCGCGCAGGCGTTCCGCCATGACCCTGGGGGCGAGCACCTTGACCCGGCTGGCGGCGAGTTCGATCGCCAGGGGAAGCCCGTCGAGGCGTCGGGTGATCTCGGCGACCGCGCTGGCGTTGTCGTCGGTCAGGGTGAAGTCGGGGAGGGAGGCGGCGGCCCGGTCCACGAAGAGCACCACCGCCGCCTTCTTGCTCAGGGCCTCGACACTCGTCTCGCCGTTGGGAAGGGCGAGGGGTGGGACGGGGAACTCCTGCTCGCCGCTCAACTGGAGGGCAGCGCGCGATGTGACCAGGACCTTGAGTCCGTCGGCGGCGGCGATGAGCCGGGCGACCAGCGGTGCTGCGTCGAGGATCTGCTCGAAGTTGTCGAGGACCAGCAGTGTCCGATGCCCCTTGAAGTAGTCGATGACGAGACGTTCGGCCGACGCCGAGCTGCGGGTGAGGCCGAGTGTCGAGGCGATGGTGGCGGCGACGAGCTCCGGGTCGGTCACCGGGGCGAGGGGGACGTAGTAGACGGCTTCGAAGTCATCAGACGCTTCGGCAGCGACCTGCAAGGCGAGGCGGGTCTTGCCGGTGCCTCCCGGCCCGGTCAGCGTCACGAAACGGCGGCTGTCGAGCAGTGCGGTGATCCGGCCGACCTCGGGGCGGGGGACGAAGCTGGTGAGTTCCGCCGGAAGGTTGTGGGTGGTGGCGTCGAGCGAACGGATGTGCGGGAAGTCGCGGTCGAGGCCATCGGCGACGACCTGGTGGATCTCGATCGGTTGCAGGAGGTCCTTGAACTGGTGCGCGCCAAGTTCGATCAGCTCCGGTGCGTCGGGGGAGAGTGGCAGGAGGGCGGCGGTGCTCTCAGAGATGATGATCTGTCCGCCGTGGGCGGCGGCGCCGATGCGTGCGGCGCGATGCACGTCGATGCCGCGGTAGTCGGCCCCGCCGAGCTCGCCCGCCCCCGTGTGCAGACCGATGCGGACGCGAACCTGGCCGTCGTCCGGCCAGGGGTGGGCGGCCAGGGAGCGCTGGGCGTCGACGGCAGCGGCGACGGCATCGGGCGCCGAAGCGAACACGGCGAAGAATGAGTCCCCTTCGGTCCGCAGGGTCGTCCCCCGGCGGGCGTCGATGGCGGCCTCGAGGATGGCATCGTGAGCGTCGAGGAGCGCGCTCGCGTCGGCTCCGAAGCGCTGCAGCAGGGCGGTGGAGCCTTCGATGTCACTGAAAAAGAACGTGACGGTACCGGTCGGCAGTTGGGTCATGCCACCCTCAGGGTTGTCACGGGAGTGCATGGTAGGTCGGTGAGTATCGTCGTCTCCCATGGATCGATCCCTTCCGACGGCCGTTGACGTGGCCGCCGCCCGGCGTCGGGTGCGCGGCATCGCCGAGGTCACCCCCGTGATCCCGTCCGTCTCCCTGGCCGCGGCCGCCGGGGTCCCGATCTGGCTGAAGGCGGAGTGCCTTCAGGTGACCGGGTCATTCAAGGTGAGGGGGGCGGCGAACGCGCTCACCCTGCTGAGCGAACGGGGCGCGGTCCCGGGGGTGGTCGCCGTGTCGTCCGGCAACCACGGGCGTGCGGTGGCCCATGTGGCCCGATCGCTCGGGATCCCGGCTGTCATCTGCCTGTCCGAGAGGGTTCCCGCTCACAAGCGGGACGCCATTGCCGATCTCGGCGCCCGCGTCGTGGTGGCTGGGCCCACCCAGGAGTCCGCGGAGGCCGAGGCGCGTCGCTTGGTGGAGGCAGAGGGTCTGGTGTTCGTCCACCCGTTCGACGACCCGTCGGTGATCGCCGGTCAGGGCACGGTCGGTCTCGAGATCCTCATTCAGGTGCCGGACGCTCGCTGCGTGGTGGTGCCGCTGTCAGGCGGCGGGCTGATTGCGGGGATCGGCCTGGCCGTCGAACCCGAGGAGAGCGGCGTCCGCGTGTTCGGCGCCAGTCAGGATCGGGGTCCGGCCATGCACGACAGCCTCCGAGCAGGTCGGCTGGTCGACGTGGTCGAGGAGGACACGCTCGCCGATGCCCTCGCCGGTGGCCTGGGTGAGGAGAACCACTACACGTTCGATCTATGCCGCCAGTTGGTAGAGGACGTGGTCCTGGTGAGCGAGGACGAGATGGCGGAGGCGATCAGGCTGCTCCACCGCGACCACGACCTGAAGGTCGAAGGCGGGGGAGCGGTCGGCGTCGCCGCCGTCCTGACGGGCCGACTACCCCTCGACGGCCCGACGGTCGT from Acidimicrobiia bacterium includes the following:
- a CDS encoding FAD-dependent oxidoreductase, whose translation is MAKPIIITIDDDPQVLAAVERDLRTRYGKDYRIVKAESGAAALEAISEFKRRGDTVALMVADQRMPKMTGTEFLLEALQIYPMARRVLLTAYADTTAAIQAINEVGLDHYLMKPWDPPETHLYPILDDLLEDWQAAHNAGFDGIRVIGTTWSPTTFEAKDFLARNEIPYRFIDIERDDEATSTAKALDGLERLPVVLFPDGSHLLEPSRRDLAAKLGMQTEATGSFYDVLVIGAGPAGLAAGVYGASEGLSVAIVEREATGGQAGTSARIENYLGFPKGIAGVDLARRAAAQATRFGAEIVTAGDARKVRVEGPTKVASLADGTELRAKALIVASGMTVRRLGADGVERLTGAGVYYGAAIAEAPLYTGADVVVVGGANSAGQAAVMLSRFASKVTLVVRADSVRKGMSSYLVDQIEAIPSIEIVTEASVADIRGERRVEGVVLRTGDGDEERAVSAVFVFIGALPHTDFMEGVVALNKSGFVLTGPDLGEHGRRPKWPLERNPYLMETSEPGIFAAGDVRHGAVRRVASAVGQGSVCVSFVHQYLETV
- a CDS encoding adenylate/guanylate cyclase domain-containing protein; translated protein: MTQLPTGTVTFFFSDIEGSTALLQRFGADASALLDAHDAILEAAIDARRGTTLRTEGDSFFAVFASAPDAVAAAVDAQRSLAAHPWPDDGQVRVRIGLHTGAGELGGADYRGIDVHRAARIGAAAHGGQIIISESTAALLPLSPDAPELIELGAHQFKDLLQPIEIHQVVADGLDRDFPHIRSLDATTHNLPAELTSFVPRPEVGRITALLDSRRFVTLTGPGGTGKTRLALQVAAEASDDFEAVYYVPLAPVTDPELVAATIASTLGLTRSSASAERLVIDYFKGHRTLLVLDNFEQILDAAPLVARLIAAADGLKVLVTSRAALQLSGEQEFPVPPLALPNGETSVEALSKKAAVVLFVDRAAASLPDFTLTDDNASAVAEITRRLDGLPLAIELAASRVKVLAPRVMAERLRASFDVLSTTRRDLPARQQTLRNAIAWSYDLLSPTEQRLLRGMSVFRGGAVFEAIDSVCGRVLGDEHSDVLDPLEVLVHHSLVRYDPTQPTPRYAMLETIREFAWQRLTETDDCRAIQDAHLDTHVELAEEVGPHLTGPEQAYWLDAVQRERDNFRAAFAFAEESGRFDAAARIVSSLWRYLQARGLIPEGRDFASRVLVADDLDDALRLRVISAAGSLAYWAADMDDALRHYEAAVALARTLGEPRALAEALYDFAFPHLLGDRDHDAAHGALDEAAQVFAELGDSHGAARVTWARGVGAMYVDQPHLALEATLDALPDLEAAGDMTMVAWSHHMATVALLAMDRIDEALPHIKAALDLFEPVRDIAGLTLQLQNLNQLSLRTGDQEQAVIMAGAVANQQHATGMNLSEVAANAVLGLEEAYDALGEQRAGELFDQGMNTSLAEALALAREITG
- a CDS encoding pyridoxal-phosphate dependent enzyme codes for the protein MDRSLPTAVDVAAARRRVRGIAEVTPVIPSVSLAAAAGVPIWLKAECLQVTGSFKVRGAANALTLLSERGAVPGVVAVSSGNHGRAVAHVARSLGIPAVICLSERVPAHKRDAIADLGARVVVAGPTQESAEAEARRLVEAEGLVFVHPFDDPSVIAGQGTVGLEILIQVPDARCVVVPLSGGGLIAGIGLAVEPEESGVRVFGASQDRGPAMHDSLRAGRLVDVVEEDTLADALAGGLGEENHYTFDLCRQLVEDVVLVSEDEMAEAIRLLHRDHDLKVEGGGAVGVAAVLTGRLPLDGPTVVVVSGGNIGEHAWKAIVEDRVAGSS